A stretch of Caenibius tardaugens NBRC 16725 DNA encodes these proteins:
- a CDS encoding SDR family NAD(P)-dependent oxidoreductase, with protein sequence MASFPSGCTMVFGGSGGIGQGIVRTFAEQGSDVAIIYRSRREPAEEVASQARAVGRAASIHAADVTDPASIQSVVDAAIAEHGRIHSVVWAAGPLVNQRYLSETPMDEWRHAFEVEVHGFLATTQAVIPHMRDQGGGSFVTLGSTGHDMWANRDGMSVAVKASNEQLVRGIAKEEGRYNIRANSVRVGVIDAGQLHELTRQGQIDQRWIDNTHKLLCLKRWGTAEEIAHACVYFASNEGAYTTGQFISVSGGFGV encoded by the coding sequence ATGGCGAGTTTTCCGTCAGGTTGCACCATGGTGTTTGGTGGCAGCGGAGGCATTGGGCAAGGCATTGTTCGCACTTTTGCGGAGCAGGGCAGCGATGTCGCCATTATCTATCGCAGCCGTCGCGAACCGGCTGAGGAGGTTGCCAGCCAGGCCCGCGCTGTGGGGCGCGCGGCGAGCATTCACGCCGCCGATGTGACCGACCCGGCATCGATCCAGTCGGTGGTGGATGCCGCAATCGCCGAACATGGCCGTATCCATTCGGTGGTCTGGGCTGCGGGGCCGCTGGTGAACCAGCGCTACCTCTCCGAAACGCCGATGGACGAATGGCGGCATGCGTTCGAGGTCGAGGTGCATGGTTTTCTCGCGACCACACAGGCGGTGATACCGCATATGCGCGATCAGGGTGGCGGGAGTTTTGTGACTCTTGGTTCGACCGGGCATGATATGTGGGCCAACCGGGACGGGATGTCCGTGGCGGTGAAGGCATCGAACGAACAACTGGTCCGTGGCATCGCCAAGGAAGAAGGCCGCTATAACATTCGTGCGAATTCGGTGCGCGTTGGCGTAATCGATGCTGGGCAATTGCATGAACTGACACGGCAGGGGCAGATCGACCAGCGCTGGATCGATAACACGCACAAGCTGCTCTGCCTGAAACGTTGGGGCACGGCGGAGGAAATCGCCCATGCCTGCGTCTATTTCGCATCGAACGAAGGGGCCTATACCACCGGCCAGTTCATATCGGTTTCAGGAGGTTTTGGAGTATGA
- a CDS encoding SDR family NAD(P)-dependent oxidoreductase produces the protein MSTDRKVAIVTGASRGAGRGIALALGEQGYRVYVTGRTLKEGDADLPGTIGSAAQAVTDAGGEGIAVQVDHADDAQIAALFDQVKRESGRLDILVNNAAALHDDLIKPGPFWEKSIDLVGLIDVGLRSNYIASWHAAPIMVEQGRGLIVFTSSFGSVCYMHGAAYGAQKAGVDKFAADMGVDFRDTGVAAVSLWMGMLATERSARAAEESPEQYQQILAVAETPEFNGKVIDAMYNDPELAELNGQTVITAEIALKYGITDVDGKQPMSWRSQLGDPRIPHPAIIA, from the coding sequence ATGAGTACGGATCGCAAGGTCGCGATTGTCACAGGTGCCAGCCGGGGCGCAGGGCGCGGTATCGCGCTTGCATTGGGTGAGCAGGGCTACCGGGTCTATGTCACCGGGCGCACGCTCAAAGAAGGCGATGCGGATTTGCCGGGCACCATTGGGTCTGCTGCGCAGGCAGTGACGGATGCGGGCGGCGAAGGGATCGCTGTGCAGGTCGATCATGCCGACGACGCCCAGATTGCCGCACTGTTCGATCAGGTGAAGCGGGAAAGTGGCCGTCTGGACATTCTCGTCAACAATGCCGCGGCATTGCATGATGATCTGATCAAGCCCGGCCCGTTCTGGGAAAAATCGATCGATCTTGTCGGTCTGATCGATGTCGGGCTGCGGTCCAACTACATTGCGTCGTGGCATGCCGCACCGATCATGGTGGAGCAGGGCCGTGGCCTGATCGTGTTCACATCGTCATTCGGGTCGGTCTGCTACATGCACGGCGCGGCCTATGGGGCGCAGAAGGCCGGCGTGGACAAATTCGCCGCTGATATGGGGGTCGATTTCCGGGATACCGGCGTGGCGGCAGTGTCGTTGTGGATGGGTATGCTGGCGACCGAACGCAGTGCCCGTGCGGCAGAAGAAAGCCCCGAACAATATCAGCAGATACTGGCCGTTGCGGAAACGCCCGAATTCAACGGCAAGGTCATCGATGCGATGTACAATGATCCGGAACTCGCTGAACTGAATGGGCAAACGGTGATCACGGCAGAAATCGCGTTGAAGTATGGGATTACCGATGTCGATGGCAAACAACCGATGTCGTGGCGATCGCAACTGGGCGATCCGCGCATACCGCACCCTGCGATTATAGCCTGA
- a CDS encoding TonB-dependent receptor: MINQIHESGAARVRLGRWLLAGAAAGAFVAPHAAIAQTQTAPQASTSSGLSEIIVTANRREERAQDVPIAITALSPERLEQQGITKAQDLQASIPSLVVGPNGQGSRETQSFTLRGQGATFQASPGVVMYMNEVPVPTAVSLSQMGGPGQFIDIENLQVLAGPQGTLFGRNTTGGAVLIVPKKPQNEFGGWIKGEYGNYDRKYIEGAINVPIVEDKLLLRVMGAFHDRDGYTRDVQWNKDRDNEHWYTTRVGLTFRPTDTIENYTMAYYTKSSHNGAGLIHKGFNIDGLINAAGPGKPGLCAEGPYSVLGGYSCDVYRAATAKAEALGNRKTAFSIDTMQKTKVWGISNTTDIDLSDEIKLRNIFSYQRMQLKYRYDGDATVLQQQDNDPGVLPGPGEAFLPGIGTPIVYSNATGSTERSRDNFKQITEELQLQGDMLDSKLTWTIGGFYFEQKPVGTQISRGMNYCPAVQTGQCAPSYLYSGVASKSKALYAQATLDMGAATPALDGLRVTAGYRYTWDTIKGYSTQFSRLAGSDTLWKCGYNATITNTFNNIYDTCLFNATLKTKAPTWLLGLDYKVTDKVLVFAKVSRGYKAGGFNPYAVFDNTRTFNPEKVTSYEIGLKSDFNLGDVPFRFNTSLYQVEYKGLQRATGDFNVSTGAGGARTLNADARIKGIEIEASVRPVSGLEIGGNFSYTHAKYKKYTYEVNTPQLACNGYILPKAYGGTGIADSSCLDFQYVSPYIWSVHASYDHDLGDMGSLNFFVNFSHTSSQNTEAIQMPQSQPGAVLEPFGLLNASIDWRNVAGSGFDVGVFGTNLTKETYRVSNNDVYQSGGLLYWSTLYGEPRMYGVRLTYRFGGEK, encoded by the coding sequence GTGATCAATCAAATCCACGAATCCGGTGCCGCGCGTGTGCGTTTGGGGCGTTGGCTGCTGGCAGGAGCTGCGGCTGGTGCATTCGTTGCGCCCCATGCCGCTATCGCACAAACCCAGACCGCACCACAGGCTTCCACTTCGAGCGGGTTGAGTGAAATCATCGTGACCGCCAACCGCCGCGAAGAACGCGCGCAGGATGTGCCGATCGCGATCACGGCCTTGTCGCCTGAACGCCTGGAGCAGCAGGGGATTACCAAGGCGCAGGATTTGCAGGCCAGCATTCCTTCGCTGGTTGTCGGGCCGAACGGGCAGGGTTCGCGCGAAACGCAATCGTTCACCTTGCGTGGGCAGGGGGCTACGTTCCAGGCCTCGCCGGGCGTGGTCATGTATATGAACGAAGTGCCCGTGCCGACTGCCGTATCGCTCAGCCAGATGGGCGGGCCGGGCCAGTTTATCGATATTGAGAACCTGCAGGTTCTCGCCGGGCCGCAGGGTACGCTGTTCGGGCGCAACACCACGGGCGGTGCGGTGCTGATCGTGCCGAAGAAGCCGCAGAACGAATTCGGTGGCTGGATCAAGGGTGAATACGGCAACTACGATCGCAAATATATCGAAGGTGCGATCAACGTGCCGATCGTGGAAGACAAGCTGCTGTTGCGCGTGATGGGCGCATTTCATGATCGCGACGGTTACACCCGCGATGTGCAGTGGAACAAGGACCGCGATAACGAACACTGGTATACCACGCGCGTTGGTTTGACCTTCCGGCCGACCGACACCATCGAAAACTATACGATGGCGTACTATACGAAATCGAGCCACAACGGCGCGGGTCTGATCCACAAGGGCTTTAATATCGATGGTCTGATAAACGCGGCAGGGCCTGGTAAGCCGGGGTTGTGCGCTGAAGGCCCCTACAGTGTTCTTGGCGGGTATTCGTGCGATGTTTACCGGGCCGCCACTGCTAAGGCAGAAGCGCTGGGTAACCGCAAGACGGCCTTTTCCATTGATACCATGCAGAAGACCAAAGTGTGGGGGATCAGCAACACCACCGACATCGATCTCAGCGATGAAATCAAGCTGCGGAATATCTTCAGCTACCAGCGGATGCAGTTGAAATATCGCTACGACGGTGATGCCACCGTGCTGCAACAGCAGGACAATGACCCGGGCGTTCTTCCGGGACCGGGGGAGGCGTTCCTGCCCGGTATCGGAACACCGATCGTATATAGCAATGCCACGGGTTCGACGGAGCGTAGCCGTGACAATTTCAAGCAGATTACCGAAGAACTGCAGCTTCAGGGTGATATGCTGGATAGCAAGCTGACATGGACAATCGGTGGTTTCTACTTTGAACAGAAACCGGTCGGCACACAGATCAGCCGCGGTATGAACTATTGTCCGGCCGTCCAAACCGGGCAGTGCGCGCCTTCATACCTGTATTCCGGCGTGGCGAGCAAATCGAAGGCGCTTTATGCGCAGGCTACGCTGGATATGGGCGCGGCAACGCCAGCGCTCGATGGCTTGCGCGTAACCGCTGGGTATCGTTACACTTGGGATACGATCAAGGGTTACTCCACGCAGTTCAGCCGCTTGGCGGGGTCGGATACGTTGTGGAAGTGCGGTTATAATGCAACCATCACGAATACCTTCAACAATATCTACGATACCTGTCTGTTCAACGCGACGTTGAAGACCAAGGCGCCAACATGGTTGCTGGGGCTGGACTACAAGGTCACCGACAAGGTTCTGGTCTTCGCAAAGGTCAGCCGTGGCTACAAGGCGGGTGGCTTCAACCCTTATGCGGTGTTCGACAACACGCGTACCTTCAACCCGGAAAAGGTTACGTCTTATGAAATCGGTCTGAAATCCGATTTCAATCTCGGCGATGTTCCTTTCCGGTTTAACACGTCACTCTATCAGGTTGAATATAAGGGCCTTCAACGCGCAACGGGTGACTTTAACGTGTCAACCGGTGCTGGCGGTGCGCGTACACTCAATGCTGATGCGCGGATCAAGGGTATCGAAATCGAGGCGTCTGTTCGCCCGGTTTCCGGCCTCGAGATTGGCGGTAATTTCAGCTACACCCATGCCAAATACAAGAAGTACACCTATGAGGTGAACACGCCGCAACTGGCATGTAATGGCTACATCTTGCCTAAGGCCTATGGTGGAACGGGTATTGCAGATTCGTCCTGCCTCGATTTCCAGTATGTTTCGCCATACATCTGGAGCGTGCATGCCTCGTATGATCACGATCTGGGGGACATGGGGTCGCTGAATTTCTTCGTGAACTTCTCGCACACGTCGAGCCAGAATACCGAAGCGATCCAGATGCCGCAGTCGCAACCAGGTGCGGTTCTCGAACCGTTCGGTTTGCTCAATGCCTCGATCGACTGGCGTAATGTTGCCGGCAGCGGATTTGACGTGGGTGTGTTCGGCACCAACCTGACCAAGGAAACCTATCGCGTCAGCAACAACGACGTCTATCAGTCGGGCGGTCTGCTCTACTGGTCGACGCTCTATGGCGAACCGCGCATGTATGGTGTTCGCCTGACTTATCGCTTCGGCGGAGAAAAGTAA